GCGGGCGTCATCTCCGTGCCCGCCGTCGGCGCGGCCGTCCTCATTCAGGGCGGACAGGTCCTGATGGCCCAGGCGCATCAGGACCTACCCAAGGGTGTGCGCGACGCGCTGGGAGACAGCCCCGAAGTGCGCGGCATGCACGAGACCGGCAGAGCGGGGGCGGGCATGTCCGACGCACCCAAGCACCACGTGTTGCCGCAAGAGCACCGCGAGTGGTTCGAGCAGCGCGGCTTCAAGGGCGACATGGACATCGACCAGTTCTGCGTCCGGTTGGAGCAGGCTCACCACGAGGCGATCCACGGTGGAGGGAACTGGAAGCTGGGACGCATGTGGCCCGGTGAATGGAACCGGATGATCATGGAGACTCTGATAGATGCCGAGGTTGAAGCCGGACGAATGTTGACGCGGAATCAGGTCCTGGACATCGTCGCGGAGCGTATGAAGGGCTACAAAGTCCCGATCACGTTCACGACAGGGCGGAGCCGATGACCGACGGACGTTCATGGGACGGCAACTGGAAGGCCCGCTTGTATGAACGCGTCCGCGAACGGGGCTACGACTCACTCACGGCATTTGCCGAGGCCCGTCCCACCGCATCGTTGGTGGCGCTGGCCGAGGAGCTGGGTCCGGACGACGTTGCCGGAATTCAGGTGTACGACGGATTGGTGGCTGAAGCAGTGCGAAGCAAACGAGTGACCCGCTTGGTACGTGGACAACTTGTGCGCGAGCTGTGGGGGAGCATCCCTGAGGGTTGGCCGACCGTGTTGGATGACGACAACCGATTCAAGGTCGCCAAGGCGCTTGGCCTTTGGTCCGGCATTGTCCCAGAAACGCATAAGGCGAGGGTTCGACTGGCTAGGGAGGCACTCCGCGCCAATCCCCCCCCTTCAGGCTGGCGTCCGCTCGGTCCCGACGACGAGCTTCTCCGCACGCTCTTGCCGGACGAAGAAGCCTGACCGGAAGCGGCGACCCTGCGAGCCGGTGCGGGAGCCGCCATGTGCCCCCAGTGTGCCCCTCCAGCATGGAATGAGGGTGCACACCAGGGGACGGCGTGAGACGGGACGGGATAGCGAGCCCGAGTGAAATCAGGGCGATAGGGGGTAACGGCGCGTCCTGCCTGGGGCTTCCTATCGTCCTGACTACCGCACGGGCCCGCGACTACTGGATCGCGAAGATGAGCGTCACCTTCGCCTGCACCGTCTGCTCCTCCGGCTGGATGGACGTGGCGGGTGCGGCGCGCGCCCCGGCCATGTCCATGGCGAAGGTGGCCGGGTACAGGCGCGGAGCCTCCGTCACCGTGCTCGCGTCCAGCACCGCGCCCAGCTTCACGTTGAGCGCCGAGGCCAGCACCTCCGCCGACTTGCGCGCGCGCGTCACCGCCTGCCGCAGGGCCTCTGCCTGCACGGCGTCCTGACGGCTCAGCCCGAAGCGCACCGAGTCCACCCGGTTCGCCCCCGCCGCCAGCGCCTTGTCCAACAGTCCGCCCACCTTGGACAGGTCCGTCACGTGGACGCTGACCAGGTTGCTCACGCGGTACCCCTTGAGCTTCGGCTCTCCCCCCTGGGGCGGTGGCGGCATGTACTCCGGATAGACGTTGTAGTTGCGCGTCTGCAGGTCGCGCTTCGCGATGCCCGCGGACGTCAGCGCCGCCAGCACCTTCTCCATCTGCTTCGCGTTCTCCTCCCCCGCGGCCTTCGCGTTCGCGGCGGACGTCTCCACCGCCACGTCGATGAAGGCCTCATCTGGCTGCGCCTTCACCTCCCCCGTGCCCTCCACCCGCAGCGTGCGCACCTGCGGATCCACGGGAGGCCGCGCCTGCGGCGAACCGGGCGGCGGGACCTGCGCTTGCGCGGCGGCGGTGAAGCCCGCGAGTACCACCAGCATCGACAACATCCTGCGAACAGCGGACATGGCGCCTCCTTCCCAAGGCGAAACCGGGACCGTCCCGCGTCTAGCGCGAAAGCCCCCTGTCTCCAAGACGCCCCGGCCCGGCGGACATTCACCGGCCCCGGGGCGTCTGGCGCCCGTCGGGATCGACTAGTGGGGAAGCGACTCGCCCGTCCGGCCCAGCGACGCGACCGATTCCAGCGGCTTCTTCAGCGGACGCCGCGCGGCCTTGCGCACCTGCGTCTCCGCCTTGCGGCGCGCGGTGCGCAGCGCGTCCCGGCCCATGTCCATCACCGCCGCCACCGCGCCCGTCAGCAGGTTGCCCGGCGGGCTGTCCGGCAAGGCCGGGTGCGGATGCGTGGGCGCCGCCTTCTTCGCCTGCGCCAGCGCCTCCCCCATCTGCCGCAGCTCCTGCGGCTTGAAGACCTTCTTCACCTCCGGGAAGAGGTACTGCTCCTCCTCCGTGACGTGGGCGCGCACGCTCTCCATCAGCACGTGCACCTTCGCGTCGAAGCGCTCCGACTCCGGCGGCAGCACGTCCAGCTCCGACAGCACCCACTTCATCACGTGGTGCTCCTCCAACGCGCGCAGCACGTCCTGCGACAGCGCCTCCGCCCGCGCGCGCACCGCCGGATAGAAGACCTGCTCCTCGATGGCCGCGTGCACGGACAGCTCCCGCACCATCTGTTCCACCAGCCTGCGCTTGTGCGCCAGCGCGTGGTCCCCCGCCTTCTCGAACTTGCGGAACAGCTGCTCCACCGTCTTGTGGTCCGCCTTCAACAGCATGATGGCATCCATGGGCCGTCTCCCTTCCTGCATCGGGGGGCCGCGCCACCCCCTGATGAGCGCGCCCGGGCCCCCTGAACCCTGGCACAGCGCGGCACGGAGTGAAGGGTGGGGATGGATTCCCGGCCGCGCCCACCCGTGCCTCCCTGCCCCCCGCGTCCGGATGGAGGGCAGGCGGACAGGAGCCCCCGGAGTGTCCAGAAGGCGTCGCGAATACCGCCCTGCCCCCCACTCCCCAGGACGCGGCGGCATGCACACCGTGCGCGCTCAGATTCGGTCTCGCGCGGGCGGCGGGCAAGGGAGCGGGGGCATACCGTGACGACGAAGACGCTGCGCGTGCAGGTGGCACGCATCCTCCGCGAGGCGGAGGGCATCCAGTCCTACGAGCTGGTCGCCGAGGACGGCGGCGCGCTGCCCGAGTTCGAGGCCGGCGCCCACCTGGACGTGCGGGTGCCGGGCCTGGACGGCATGCGCCAGTACTCCCTCTGCAACGACCCGGGCGAGACGCACCGCTACGTCATCGCCGTGCAGCGCGACGCCCAGGGGCGCGGCGGCTCCAAGGCCATGCATGACCGCGTCCGCGAGGGCGACGTGCTCACCGTGAGCGCGCCCCTCAACGACTTCCCGCTGCTGTACGGCCGCAGCTACGTGCTCATCGCGGGAGGCATCGGCATCACGCCGCTGCTGGCCATGGCTCGCGTGCTGGAGCGCACCGGCGCGGAGTGGGTGCTGCACTACTGCACGCGCAGCCAGGACCGGACCGCCTTCACGGAGCTGTTGTCCTCACCGTCGTTCGCGGGCCGCGTGCACGTGCACCACGACGGAGGGGACCCGGCGAAGGGGCTGGACGTGCGGGCGCTGCTCGCCAGCCGGGGCCCGGGCACGCGGCTGTACTGCTGCGGCCCCGCGGGCCTGATGAAGGCCGTGCGCGAAGCGGCGACGCTGCACAAGTGGCCCTGGGAGAAGGTGCACTTCGAGGCCTTCACCGCCGAGGGCACCGCCGCCACCCACGCGAAGCCGGAGGAGGACTTCGAGGTGGCGCTGAAGAGCACCGGCCAGGTGCTGCGCGTCCCGGCCGGCAAGAGCGTGCTCAACGTGCTGCGCACCCACGGAGTGAAGGTGGAGAGCGACTGCGAGGCCGGCTCCTGCGGCACCTGCGTCACCCGCGTGTGCGAGGGCACCCCCGACCACCGCGACACCTTCTTCCAACAGGAGCCCGCGGGCGACGCGCGGATGCTCGTCTGCGTCTCGCGAGCCCGGTCCAAGCGGCTGGTGCTGGACCTGTAGCCGCCCCTCGACACGCGGCGATGCATTGAAGCGCGCCTCCACGCGGCGGGCCGCCTATGCTCGCGCCCCGCTCGCACACAAGAGAGGCTGATGAGCCACGGGATGTTGTTCACCATGGACACCCCTCCCACGGAGGCCCGCTACCAGGGCCGGCTGTGGGTGGCGGATCTGCTGGACCTCACGGGCGCCGCGCTCGTGGGCTGGGGCGCGTTGCGCGCGGCGGAGCAGGTCTCCACGGCCGGCAAGCTCGCGCTGGCGGGCGTCGCCGCGTGGCTGGTGCTGTCCGGCGTGGGCGGGCTCACGGGCCGCACCCCGGGTCGTCACGCGCTGGGCCTGAGGCTGGAGCGCGCCGATGGCGCCGCGCCGGGCCTGGGCACGGGGCTCGTGCGCGCGCTCACCGCCCCCGTGGAGCTGCTGCTCCAGGTCGTGCTGCAGCGCCGGCCCCTGGACGAGCGGCTGGGGGTGCACGCGGGCGCGATTCCAGGGGGCTTGCGCGGCTGGCTGCGCGGCCTGCCGCTGCCGCTCGTGGGGACCGCGCTGCTCGCGGGCGCGGTGTGGAGCATCGTCACGCCCACCCACCAGGAGATGCTCCAGTACCTGGACCGCACGCTGACCGGCTGGCACTGCTGCCACGGCACGCGCGAGGTCACCTGGCAGTGCCGCACGTCCTTGTCCCGCGCGGTCCGCGACGCGAAGGGCGGCGACACGGAGGTGGCCGGCTTCCTGCGCACCGAGTGCCCCGTGGCCGCCGCGCGGTTGGCGCCTTGAGGCGCGGGGCTCCCTGAGCCCGCGCGGCTACTGCTTGCGCAGCGGGAAGTCCGCCTGGCCTTCCTTGCAGATGACGCGGACCACCTGTTCGGCCACCATGGGGGCGCTGGCCTGCACGGAGAAGTAGGGCGCCCCCGTCTTCACCTTGTGCTCCCGGTAGGGCTCCAGCCCCGCCATCAGCGCCTGCTGCCGCCGGGCCAGGATGATGCGGCACTGCGACCAGGAGATGGTGTCGTCGTTGATGAGCGTCAGGGTGCGGTTGAAGTTGCTCCCCAGCAGGCCATCCACCAGCGCCTTGCCCAGCAGTTCGCGCGGCGCCGCGGGCTTCTCCTCGCGCACGGGCGCCGCGACCGGCGTGGGCTCCGCTGGAGCCGGAGCCGCCACCGGGACCGAGGCCGCGCGCGTGGCCAACACCACGAAGCGCGGCTCCTTCGCGGCGTCCGCCTCCGCGTCCAGCCGCAGGGTCATCCGCTTGCGGTCCGGCTTGATGTTCAACACGGTGGCCGTCCCCAGCAGCGGGTGCTTGCGGGCCCCGCGCGCCCGGGGCCCCACCACCTGGAACACCGCGCCCGCGTTGATGCCGGACGGCACGGACGTGTTCGCCACGCGCTGGCCGCCGCCCGTCTCCTTGATCTCCACCAGCGGCGCGTCCACGGACACCAGGAGGGCCTGACGCACGGGCCGCTTCGTCCCCGGAGCCGGCTTCACCCCCGGGTGCGTGTCGCCTCCGCGCACCGCCTCCACCCCCATGCCCGCGTCCGGCGCCGCGCTGTCGGCGATCACCGGCGGCTCCTCGGACGGAGCCACCACCGGCGGCGGGGGCGGTTCGACCTTCGGGGGCGTGGCCACCACCGGCTCGGCCGGAGGCGGAGACCGCACGGCGGGCGGAGGCCGCGCGGGCGTGCTCGATGACCGGAGGACGTACGTGGTGAGCCCCACGGAGGCGCCCACCAGCAGCAGCGCGGCCATGGCGATCCGCGCCACCGGCCGGCCGCGCTCGGGCCGCGCCAGCGCCTGCTCGGGCGCCGCGGGCGTCCCCACCGCGGCGGCGGCCTGCCCCGTCGTGGCGGGCAGGTGCACCGCGGTGGCGCCCAGCGCGGCCGCGTCCACGGCGTCGTTGTTCCGGGCCACGCCGCCAGAGCCGGAGGAATGGGACACGAACGTGCCGCTGGGCCCCCGCGCGGAGCCCTCCGTTTCGATGCGCCCCGTGTCCCGCCGCCCACCGTCCGGCGGCCCCACCGTGCGCAGCGCCGTGGCGTCGAAGGCGGCCCCGTCCGCCGCGTTGCCAGCGCCATACAGGCCGGTGCCCGACGAGCCGCTCCTCGCGGCCGGTGACGGCGTGCGCCGCTCCCCGTGCACGCCGGACGTCAGCTTGCGCTGCTCGGCGAAGGCCTCCGGGCAGACGGCGCGGACGAACTCGCCCACCTCCTCCGCGCCCACCGGCGCGCCCGTGCGCAGCAGCTCCGCGTTGAGCGAGCGGCCGAAGTCATCCGCCCGCGCGTACCGGTCCGCTGGCAGCGGCGCCAGCGCGCGGCGCACCGCGGCCTCCAGCGGCGGCTCCACGTCCGGCCGGAAGTCCGTCAGCGACGGCACCACCGGGTTCGACATGGCCGCCATCATCTCGCCCACCGTGCCGTGGGGAACCAGCCCACGGCCCGCGAGCATCTCCCACACCACCACGGCGCAGGAGTAGATGTCGCTGCGGTGGTCCAACGGCTCGGCGCGCACCTGCTCCGGGGACATGTAGCCCAGCTTCCCCATCACCGTGGACGGCAGCGTGTACTTGCTGCGCGCGGTGGACTTCGCGAGGCCGAAGTCGATGACCTTCACCTCGCCCTCGTACGACACCATCACGTTGTGCGGGGACACGTCCCGGTGGACGATGCCCAGCGGCTCGCCGTCCGTGCCCGTCTTGCGGTGCGCGTACCCCAGCCCCTCCGCGATGCGCTGGCCGATGTAGAGCGCCACCGGCGCCGGCACCGCCCGCCCCTGGGAGCGCGCCTGCTCCAGCAGGTACCCCAGGTCCACGCCCGCCACGTACTCCAGGGCCATGTAGTACGTGCCGTCCGCCTCACCCATGTCGTACACCTGGGCGATGGAGGAGTGCACCAGGTGCACCAGCACCTTGGCCTCGTGGTGGAACCGGTCCAGGAACTGCCGGTCCTTCACCAGCCCCGGCAGGATGGTCTTCACGATGCAGGGCTTCTCGAAGCCCGCGGCCCCGGACAGCTTCGCCAGGTACACCTCCCCCATGCCACCTTGGCCCAGGAGGTGGACGAGCTCGTAGCGCCCGAAAAAACGGGGGGACTCTGTGGGTGCGGTGCTCATGGACTCGGCTCCGGAGCGCAGCACGGACTCCCCCATGGAATCAAGCCGCGCACCACGCGCCTCCCCTTCTTCTCAGAACCCAGACACCTCGCGCGTGGAAAAGAGAAAGTCCCGGGGCCGACGGAATTCCCGAGGCCCTGTTCCGGCTGACAACAGGTGAGGTGTGCACCCGAGCACGTCCCACCGCCCGCGCCCCCCGGGACGTTGCGACTCCGACCCCAGATGCGTTCCCTCGGAAGAGCGCATCGCTTCCTTCCCCTGGGAGGGAGGCGTGCAGCTCCCAGCCCCCTGGCGCTTGGGGGTGCCGCCCTGCGGAAGGCCGTCCTGCCGGAAGGAGTCGCGTCATGAAGCAATGGGGAATCATCGGGTTGCTGGCGCTGGTCGCGTGTGGGCCCGAGTCGTCCACGGGGACCTCGGTCCAGGGACAGACATGCCCCGGGGTCGTCGCCGGAGGAATGACCGCGCGCCAGGGATTGGACGACATCCAGCCCTCCGGGGCCGTCAGCGACGGGCGCATGCCGGTCATCATCCGCTTCCGCTCCCTGGGCCACACGCAGGCCTCGCGAGTCACGGCGACCGGCGCCCAGCTGACGGCCAGCACCGGCGCGAAGGTGAGCGCCGTGTACCGCAACATCCCCGCGGTGGCCGCGCGCGTGACGCCCCAGGAACTCCGGACCCTGGAGGGGAACGAGTGGGTGGAGAGCGTGGAGGTGGACCAGGTCTGGTCCGCCCAGGCCCTGACGCCCGGGCTGCTCTCGCCGCTGCCGCGCCAGGTGATGGCGGCCACCCCCGGACCGCTCGACGAGTACACCGAGGGGCTGCGCCTGGTGCAGGCCCCGGAGGTGTGGGACGCGGACGGGGACGGCGTGCTGGACGCGGGCGCGCCCACCGGCGAGGGCGTGCGGGTGTGCGTCATCGACAGCGGGCTGGACATGGACCACCCGGAGTTCCAGGGCGCGGTGGTGGGCAGCCACGACTTCCTGGACGATGACGGCGACGCGAGCGACCGAAGCCCCCAGGGCGAGTGGGGCCAGGGCCACGGCACCCACGTGGCGGGCATCATCGCGGCCCGCATGGGCCAGGGCGGCGTCACCGGCCCCCGGGGCTACCCCGGCGGCATGGTGGGCGTGGCGCCCCGGGCGTCGCTGCTCATCGCGCGGGTGCTGGACCTGCGGGGGAAGACGCAGATGAGCCTGGTGCTCTCCGCCATGGAGTGGTGCGAGTCCCAGAACGCGCGCATCGTGTCGCTGTCGCTGGGCGGAGGCACCCCCACGCGCAGCACGGTGGATGCGTTCCGGGCCATGCTGGACCACGGCCTGCTGGTGGTGGCCGCCGCCGGCAACGAGGGCGGACCGGTGATGTACCCCGCGTCCGACCCGTCCGTCCTCGCGGTGGGCGCGGTCGACGCATCCGAGCGGCGGGCGGGCTTCTCCTCCGTGGGCGTGGAGCTGGGGCTGATGGCGCCGGGCGTGGACGTGCTGTCCACCTTCCCCCGCGGGCTGGGCGCCTCCGCGGAGATGTCCGTGAACGACGCGTCCCCCACGTCCCGCTCGCTGCTGTACTCCCCCACGGGAGACACCGCGGGGAAGCTGCTGGACTGTGGCCTGGGGGACTCGCTCGCGTCGTGTCCGGGCGCCACCTGCGACGGCTTCATCGCCTACGTACGGCCAGGCGCGCTGCCCGTGAACCAGGCCATGGCCAACGTGATGATGCAGGGCGCGCGCGCGGTCATTTTCGGCGCGAACGGCGGTCCCGCGGGCGCCACCGTGGACATCTTCTCGCTGCCCCGGAGCGGCCACTGGGCCCCCGCGGTCAGCGTCAGCCAGGCCGCCAGCACGGTGCTCCAGGAGCGCCTGGGCGCCAACGCGCGGCTGAGCCTGCTCCCGGTGGACTACACCCACGTGTCCGGCACCTCCATGGCCGCGCCCTACGTGAGCGGCGTGGCCGCCCTCCTCTGGAGCGCGCGGCCGGAGCTGACGCCGCGCCAGGTGCGCGAGGCGATGGAGTCCTCCGCGCGCGACCTGGGCACGCCGGGCAAGGACCCCGTGTTCGGCCACGGCCTGGTCCACGCGCGTGACGCCTTGTTGCGACTGCAATGAACGCGGTTTCTCAGCGCCTGGGAGGCCGAGCAACACGGAGCGCATGGATGTTGAGCAACACGGAGCGCGAGGAGTCGGGCGTGCGGGAAAAAAGCGCCACGTAACGAAATCGAGAACGCACTTCTTCGTGGAATGAATGCGCGCCTGGGTTGTACGTGGCGCGCGCCCAATGGCCGCCGGGAAGGCAGCCAACCGGCGCGAAAAACCCTTTCATTCTTGAATTGAGGACATCCATGTTGCGAATTGCTGTTGCCGCCCTGGTCGTTGCCGCTACGGGTTGCGCCGGGTCGAGTGGCGCGACGGTCGCGGGTCGCGGGGGCAACGCCACCGTCACGGGCAGCATCACGTATCCGGCGAGCGGGCTGCAGGGCGACCCGTGCACGTCGGTGCGCGTGAAGGTGACAGAAGGGGAGGCGGCGGCGCCGGGGGCGGCCGAGGTGAAGCAGAGCCGCAACAACCGCTGCAGCTTCATCGTGGCCGGGCTGCCGGACGGCAAGGACCTGAACGTGGAGCTGGTGGCGGACGCGAGCCTCAAGTGCGCCAGCGGCGCGGCGCCCGTCATCACCCCGGGCCCGACGACGATGAAGATCGCCAAGTACGCGGCGCCGGTGGTCAGCTTCAAGCTGGCCTGCGAGTAGGGCCCCACACAGCGGAAGCAGGTCGGGGCGCGCCTGGGTGCGCGCGGCCCCGGCCTTCGTGCGGGTGAAGCTAGACGTCAGGACAGGGACCATTGCTTGCCGCACTCAAGGGCGCGAAGCTGCCGCGGCCCATGATTGCCTTCCGTCCGCGTACCGCGCTGCTCGCCCTGGCCCTGCTGGGCGCGGGTTGCGACTCCGAAGTGCCGTTCCCCACCGAGGATGAGCTCGACCAGCTGAGCGGCCTGCATACGCAGAGCGCGAAGCCGGAGGTGGACCCGACCAACAAGTGGGGTGACAACCCGGACGCGGCGGCGCTGGGCCACCGGTTGTTCGAGGACCCCGGGCTGTCGCGTTGCGGGACGGTGTCCTGCAAGAGCTGCCACACGGGCGAGTCCTACACGGTGGAGACGGCCACGGCGGAAGGCTGTGGGGGCAACCAGACGGTGCGCAACCCGCCCAGCCTGCTGAACGCGGGCTACAACCGCTGGTTCATGTGGGACGGGCGCGCGGACCGGCTGTGGTCCCAGGCGGTGCTGCCGCTGATGAACCCGCTGGAGATGAACTCGGACGCGCAGGTGGTGCGCGCGCGGCTGGTGGCGGACCCCACGTACACGGCGGCGTACACGCAGCTGTTCGGCAAGGCGCCCGCGGACGAGTCGGACTCGGACCGGCTGCTGGCCAACGTGGGCAAGGTGCTGGCGGCGTACCAGCGCACGCTCAACCGCACGGACGCGCCGTTCGACGCGGACGTGCGGCGCTTCCTCCAGGCGGTGGAGGCGGGCACGCAGGAGAAGGACCCGGCGTACCTGGGGCTGAAGACGTTCATGCGCAAGGGCCAGTGCGTGGTGTGCCACAAGGGCCGCTCGCTGTCGGACGACAAGTTCCACAACCTGGGGCTGAAGGACTCGGGCGGTGGGCGGCGGGGGCAGGCGGACGCGGTGGACGCGCTCCTGTCCTGGAAGTTCAACGCCGGGGGCGCCTACAGCGACGCGCCGACGGGCATGGACGCGGCGCGGCTGTCCACGCTGAAGGCGCAGGCGCAGAGCAAGCCCACGGAGGTGGAGGGCGCCTTCCGCACGCCGTCGCTGCGCAACGTGGCGCTGACCGCGCCGTACATGCACACCGGCGCGGAGAAGACGCTGGAGGACGTGGTCGACTTCTACGACAAGGGCGGCGACGCCGTGGGCACCTTCGCGGGCGTGCGCACGGAGACCATCGTCAAGCTGGACCTGAGCAGCGAGGAGAAGCAGGCGCTGGTGACGCTGCTCAAGTCCATGACGGGCGCGGCGCGCTAACGCACCAGGTGGAAGGCCGTCTGGCGTTGGAAGGCCCAGTGCACGGCGCCTTCCGCGTCCAGCACCACGTCCTCCTCCTGGGCGGAGCGCACGGGCTGGCCGTTCCACTCGGGGACGGGGCTCGTCGCCTGCAGCTCGATGGAGAACCAGGAGCTGGGCATCACCTTGTGCTCGCCGTTGCCGGGCACGCCCTCCTGGCGGTCCCACATGCCAATCATCGGGCCGGCGCCGTGGCCGTGCAGGCCAATGGGGTGTGAGTACACGGTGCCGTCGATGCGTTCGGCCTTCATGCGCGCGAGCGAGGCGCGCAGCACCTCGTTGCCGGTGCGGCCCGGCTTGATTTCGCCGGTGACGATGTCCTGGAGCCGGTTGGACGCCTTCAGCGCGGCCTTGAGCCCTTCGGGGACGTCCGTCTCGCCTTCGCGCAGCACGTAGCCCATGTGCTGGGTGTCGGTGTTGAGGCGGAGGGCGGTGATGCCGTAGTCGCAGTGGAGCACGTCGCCGCGCTGGATGACGGGGGCTTCGCCCAGCTGTTCGTCGGTGAAGCCCTGGCGCTGCACGTCCACGTCGGGCTGGAACCAGGTGTCCAGGCCCTCATCGGCCAGGCGCTGGCGCATCCACCACTCCACGTCCTTCGTGGTGGTGGTGCCGGGGGTGATGACGGCGTTGGAGAAGGCGGTCTGGATGATGTCCCAGGCGTGCTTCGTGAGGTCCTCGTAGAAGCGGACCTCGTCGGCGCTCCGCCAGCCGAGCACGTCCAGGGGCAGGCCCCCGGCGGGCTTGAAGCGCTTCACCCAGGTGGGGCCCAGGGCCTGGGCCATGCCTTCGTATTCGCCGTGGGTGAGGCCGTCGGCGAAGGCGATGGCGGGCGACACGTTGATGGCGATGGAGTCGGGCTTGCGCTCCTCCACCACCTGCTTGAGCAGCTGCCACTGTTCGGGGCCCAGGAGCTCCGCGGCGCGGCGGGCCCCGCCGCGGTCCACCAGCTGCGGGGCGCGGCGGGCTTCATAGAGGCCCCCCTGCGTGCTGCCGCCCAGGGCCAGCCGCTCCACGCCCTGGCCCTCGCCGCGGTCGAAGAAGACGTAGATGGTGCGGCGGCGCGCGGCGAAGGTCGTGGGGGACACGAGCGCCTTGAAGACGGGGTCCTCGTTGTACTCGCGCATGGGGACGATCCACATGCGCACGCCATGCTTGCGCATGAGCTGGGGCAGCGCGGTCTCCAGGCGCTCGCGGAGCCACGCCTGCTGGCGGTCGGCCTGCTCGCGCAGCGTGCCGAAGGGGCGCACCGGCGCGGCGGGAGCGGGGGCCGCGGACACGGGAGCCACGGGCGCGATGACGGCGGCCGGGGCCTCGGGCTTCGAGGGCGCGACGGGCGCGGTGGCGCAGGCGGAGGAGCAGACGAGCGGGACGACGAGCAGGTGTTTCCAGGAGCGCATGGGCGCGCAGTCTGTCACGCGCCCTGGTACGCCGTCGCACCGATGCGCGGCGGCGGGCTCCGCGTTGCCGGTCAGCCGTGGAAAAGCCAGACATGCTGTCCTGGCTTCACTTTGAATCCATGGAGTGTCTGTCCAAGAAATTCCGGATCATGGCTCTTGCGGGGCCTGGGCCACGACGGGCGTGGCCGGGACGTACTCCTCGCTCGTGTCCAGGGTGCCCAGCTCATTCACCCCGCCCACCACCAGCACGGTGCCCCGGTGCAGCCACACCGCGCCGGCTTCGCCTCGCGGCTCATGCAGCGTGGGCGCCTGCGCCCAGATGCCGCGCACTGGATCGAAGCGCTCCGCGGACGCCAGCGTGCCTCGCGAGGAGTGCTCGCCGCCCACCATCAGCACCATGCCGTCCCCCGTCAGCAGCGCCGCATGGTGCTCTCGCGGAACGGCCGGGTCCTCCACCCGCTCCCACGCGTTCCGCTCCGGCACGTACACCTCCGCCGTCTCCGCCGCCCGCGACGTGATGCCCCCCACCACCAGCACGCGCCCGTCCGGCAACAGCGTCACGGTGTGCCCCAGCCGGTGCGTGCCCGCCGCGCCGCCCACCGCCCCCGCCTTCTCCCAGTGCCCCGTCGCCGGGTCGTACAGCTCCGCCTGCAAGCCGCTCGCGAAGAGCACCTTGCCCGTGCGCAACACCACCGCCGTCCCTGAACCTCCTCGCACGAAGCCCGGCGCCTCCGCGGGCCGCCACGTCCCCGTCGCCGGGTCGTACAGCTCCGCAGAGCGCACCGGCCGCAGGTCCACGTCCGTCCCTCCCGCCACCAACACCCGCCCGTCCGGCAACACCACCGCCGCTGGATCGTTCCGCGCCTCTCCCATGGGCGCCGCCGCCGTCCACGTCCCCGCGTCTGGCGCGTACAGCTCCGCGCTCGCCAGCGCGCCCACCGTCACGCCGTTGGAGCCCCCCACCACCAACACCCGCCCATCCGCGAGCCGCACCGCCGCGTGGTTGCGCCGCGACGTGCGCAGCGCCCCCGTGGGCCTCCACCGCCCCGTGTCCGGCTCGAAGACCTCGCAGCTGCCCAGCGTGCGGCTCCCGTCATGCCCCCCCGCCGCCAACACCCGCCCGTCCTCCAACAGCACGTAGGGCAACAGCCGCCGCGGCGTCGACAACACGCCCGGCACTGGCGCCTCCACCCCGCCCGCATCCGCTCTCGGACCGGGCCCGCACGCCAACA
The genomic region above belongs to Corallococcus silvisoli and contains:
- a CDS encoding DUF2380 domain-containing protein, which encodes MCSVEKLFADLHRVQGMMEPTLADLASLDPERVEAATLAMPELMGKLTREFGTLQRETRSTMKLGGQVIAAMKALEMVAMISTLKMSLPRLPPAAPATLGVGLVMSSGGVMVGSRIVVSAEWVEMMRRLVQAGVISVPAVGAAVLIQGGQVLMAQAHQDLPKGVRDALGDSPEVRGMHETGRAGAGMSDAPKHHVLPQEHREWFEQRGFKGDMDIDQFCVRLEQAHHEAIHGGGNWKLGRMWPGEWNRMIMETLIDAEVEAGRMLTRNQVLDIVAERMKGYKVPITFTTGRSR
- a CDS encoding NUDIX hydrolase yields the protein MTDGRSWDGNWKARLYERVRERGYDSLTAFAEARPTASLVALAEELGPDDVAGIQVYDGLVAEAVRSKRVTRLVRGQLVRELWGSIPEGWPTVLDDDNRFKVAKALGLWSGIVPETHKARVRLAREALRANPPPSGWRPLGPDDELLRTLLPDEEA
- a CDS encoding SIMPL domain-containing protein, with translation MLVVLAGFTAAAQAQVPPPGSPQARPPVDPQVRTLRVEGTGEVKAQPDEAFIDVAVETSAANAKAAGEENAKQMEKVLAALTSAGIAKRDLQTRNYNVYPEYMPPPPQGGEPKLKGYRVSNLVSVHVTDLSKVGGLLDKALAAGANRVDSVRFGLSRQDAVQAEALRQAVTRARKSAEVLASALNVKLGAVLDASTVTEAPRLYPATFAMDMAGARAAPATSIQPEEQTVQAKVTLIFAIQ
- a CDS encoding hemerythrin domain-containing protein — encoded protein: MDAIMLLKADHKTVEQLFRKFEKAGDHALAHKRRLVEQMVRELSVHAAIEEQVFYPAVRARAEALSQDVLRALEEHHVMKWVLSELDVLPPESERFDAKVHVLMESVRAHVTEEEQYLFPEVKKVFKPQELRQMGEALAQAKKAAPTHPHPALPDSPPGNLLTGAVAAVMDMGRDALRTARRKAETQVRKAARRPLKKPLESVASLGRTGESLPH
- a CDS encoding PDR/VanB family oxidoreductase, translated to MTTKTLRVQVARILREAEGIQSYELVAEDGGALPEFEAGAHLDVRVPGLDGMRQYSLCNDPGETHRYVIAVQRDAQGRGGSKAMHDRVREGDVLTVSAPLNDFPLLYGRSYVLIAGGIGITPLLAMARVLERTGAEWVLHYCTRSQDRTAFTELLSSPSFAGRVHVHHDGGDPAKGLDVRALLASRGPGTRLYCCGPAGLMKAVREAATLHKWPWEKVHFEAFTAEGTAATHAKPEEDFEVALKSTGQVLRVPAGKSVLNVLRTHGVKVESDCEAGSCGTCVTRVCEGTPDHRDTFFQQEPAGDARMLVCVSRARSKRLVLDL
- a CDS encoding RDD family protein, whose translation is MDTPPTEARYQGRLWVADLLDLTGAALVGWGALRAAEQVSTAGKLALAGVAAWLVLSGVGGLTGRTPGRHALGLRLERADGAAPGLGTGLVRALTAPVELLLQVVLQRRPLDERLGVHAGAIPGGLRGWLRGLPLPLVGTALLAGAVWSIVTPTHQEMLQYLDRTLTGWHCCHGTREVTWQCRTSLSRAVRDAKGGDTEVAGFLRTECPVAAARLAP